Proteins encoded by one window of Sus scrofa isolate TJ Tabasco breed Duroc unplaced genomic scaffold, Sscrofa11.1 Contig1574, whole genome shotgun sequence:
- the LOC100518320 gene encoding olfactory receptor 52Z1-like, whose product MTASSNDTSLRDIWCSMTGLPGLEEAHTWISIPICSMYIVAVVGNTLLLFLVSTERRLHEPMYLFLSMLALADVFLSTATTPKMLAIFWFQDGGISFGSCVCQMFFLHFIFVAESAILLAMPFDRYVAICHPLRYAAILTPSVIGKVGIAIVTRSFLICFPLVFLVYRLTYCGRRVIRHSYCEHMGIARLACDSIKVNIYYGVTAALFSVCLDVVLIIISYALILRAVFRIPSQDARLKALSTCGSHVCVILLFYTPAFPSVLAHRFGGHSIPLHVHILLANLYVVIPPALNPVIYGAKTKQIQEKLTRVFSLTNKCC is encoded by the coding sequence ATGACAGCCTCTTCCAACGACACCAGCCTTAGAGACATCTGGTGTAGCATGACTGGGCTCCCGGGACTGGAAGAGGCACACACCTGGATCTCTATCCCCATCTGTTCCATGTACATAGTTGCTGTCGTAGGCAACACCCTCCTGTTATTCCTGGTCTCCACTGAGCGCCGTCTTCATGAACCCATGTACCTTTTCCTCTCCATGTTGGCTCTGGCAGATGTCTTTCTCTCCACAGCCACCACACCAAAGATGCTAGCTATCTTCTGGTTCCAAGACGGGGGTATTTCTTTTGGTAGCTGTGTGTGCCAGATGTTTTTCCTCCACTTCATCTTTGTGGCAGAATCTGCCATCCTGCTGGCCATGCCGTTTGACCGCTATGTAGCCATCTGTCATCCACTAAGATATGCTGCCATTCTAACACCCTCAGTCATTGGAAAAGTAGGCATTGCTATTGTAACTAGGAGCTTCCTCATCTGCTTCCCCTTGGTTTTTCTGGTTTATCGGCTTACTTACTGTGGGAGAAGGGTTATTCGTCACTCATATTGTGAACACATGGGCATTGCCAGGCTCGCCTGTGACAGCATCAAAGTCAACATCTACTATGGGGTGACTGCGGCTCTGTTTTCCGTATGCCTGGATGTGGTGCTTATCATCATCTCGTATGCCCTCATCCTCCGCGCCGTGTTTAGAATTCCTTCGCAAGATGCCCGCCTCAAGGCTCTGAGTACTTGTGGCTCTCATGTGTGTGTTATCCTACTGTTCTACACCCCGGCCTTTCCTTCAGTCCTCGCTCACCGATTTGGGGGCCACAGTATTCCACTTCATGTACATATCCTCCTTGCCAACCTTTATGTGGTGATACCACCCGCTCTCAACCCCGTCATTTATGGAGCTAAGACCAAGCAAATTCAGGAGAAATTGACCCGTGTCTTCTCTTTGACCAATAAATGTTGCTGA